CAATATTTATCTTTTAAAGTAATTCAACAGTTGAGAATAGATGCATTTAACAAGCTTGGAAAATTAGGGATGAGATATTATGATAAGGTGCCAGGTGGCAGTATTGTTTCTCGCTTAACTAACGATACTGAAACAATAGTAGACATGTTTATTAATGTATTTTCATCTGTTTTAATGGCCTTATTTATGATGATATCAAGTTATATTATGATGTTTATTTTAGATGTTAAACTAGCACTAATCTCATTGGTATTTATGCCAGTTATTTTCGTGCTTCTGGCGGTTTATCGTAAATATTCTGCAATGCTATTTAATAAATCTAGACAGTTATTGTCTGATTTGAATTCAAAATTAGCAGAATCTATTGAAGGTATGAAAATAATTCAAGCTTTTAATCAAGAACGCAGATTAAATCGTGAATTTAATAATATTAATGATGAGCATTATAACTATATGCTTAAAACTGTTAAATTAGATAGTATCTTATTACGACCAGCAATCAGCATGATTTCAATTATAGCGACAATAGTTATTTTAGGTTATTTTGGCATTATTAGTTTTAATACTTCTATTACTGCTGGTATCGTTTTTGCTTTTATTCAGTATATGGAACGTTTTTTTGAACCGGTTAACCAAGTGAGTCAAAATTTAAATGTATTGCAACAAGCACTCGTATCTGCTAATCGAGTATTTAAACTTATTGATGATGATACCTATGAACCAGTGCAAGATGAACAACCTAAATATGCAATCACGGATGGTAAAGTTGAATTTAGAGATGTAACTTTTAGTTATGATGGTGAAACTGAGGTACTTAAAGATATTAGTTTCACTGTTAATCCAGGTGAGACCGTAGCATTGGTTGGGCATACCGGATCTGGCAAAAGCTCTATCATTAACTTGTTTATGCGTTTTTATGAATTTGAGCAGGGACAAATCTTGATAGATAATCAATCCATAAAAAAAATTAATAAAAATGAAATGAAAAATAAAATTGGATTGGTGCTACAAGATGCTTTTATTTTTTATGGCACGGTGACTTCAAACATTAAATTATATCATCCAACGATGACATTTGAACAAGTTAAAGAAGCAGCGAACTTTGTTAGAGCAAATCAATTTATAGAACGACTTGAAAATCAATATGAACATGCTGTAATTGAAAAAGGTAGCGCATTTTCTAGTGGAGAAAGACAATTAATAGCTTTTGCACGTACTATGGCTATGAATCCTAAAATATTGATTTTGGATGAAGCTACGGCAAATATAGACTCGGAAACTGAAGAACAAATACAACAATCATTGAGCCAGATGCGTCGTGGAAGAACTACAATCGCTATCGCACATAGACTATCAACAATACAAGACGCAGATCAAATATTAGTGCTAAATCATGGTGAAATAGTTGAAAGAGGTACGCACGAACAATTAGTCATTCAAGATGGTATATATAATAATATGTATAAATTACAAAATGGTTAAAGCAATGAGCACGCTTTAAAAGTTGAAAAGGACGAAAACCTTAATGAATAGCCAATCAATGTGTTAGCACTTCAGGCACTTTGCTTGGCTTTTTTTATTAAAAAGATCAATATTATTATAAACTTTGCTCACTATAAAAGTATTTCTTTATGTTTAAAGCGATAATATTTCTGCTTATATAATAGATGATATTTCTCTTTGATGTGCAGCTTGCATATTTAGTTTAATATTTATTGTTTTAATTTTTAACCTCAAACGTATAGGCAGCAATGCAACTCTATATCAAAAAACAAATGACAATATCTAGTAGAATAAACTAGATATTGTCATTTGTAAGTTGATTAAAGATGTTTCGTAACATACCGTAGTATGTTTTATCCTGCGTAAACATCTTGGTATTCGTCATGCTTTTCAATTACCTTTTTAGCAAATGGGCATGAAGCACTGACTTTTAAATTATTATCGCGAGCATAATTGACTACTGCTTCTACTAACTGAGAACCAATACCTTGTCCGCCAAATTCTTCAGGCACACCAGTATGGTCTATATTGATTTGGTTATCGTTAACTGTTACATAAGTGATTTGTGCTTGAGGGTTATTTTCGTTCTCGCCAATATAAAATTTATTGTTACCTTGTTTAATTTCAGCCATCAAATTACCTCCTTATTATAATTACTACTATAAGTATATCACCGTTGGCATATTTTCAAACACTGAGGCGTATATGAGCATAGTACATATAATTGTTACAATTGATATTATTCTAAAAGAGGTTTATAGTTTTAACGGAATAATAGCGATTATGGAGGGGCACATTTTGAGGAAAGCAGTACCACTCTTTGCTATAGCACTCATATGTTTAATATTAAGTAGCTGTAGTTCTCAGAGTAAACATCATAAAAAAATAAGCGAAGACAATAAATTAAATATATATACGACAGTTTTTGCTTTCCAAAGCTTTACGCAACAAATAGGTGGAAAATATGTCAATGCACAATCTATCTATCCACCTGGGGTTGATACGCATTCTTACGAGCCTACGCAGCGTAACATGATAGATATAGCGAAAAGTGATTTATTTATATATACTAGTGATAATATGGATCCAGTAGCACATAAAATCGCGGTATCTATCAAAAATAACGACATTAAATTGCCTGTTGCACAAGGCCTCGGCCAATCAAACTTATTACCAAGTGATGAAGATGATGGACATGAAGAGGAACATTCGTCTCACCATCATGGTGAAGAAAATAATGACCCACATGTATGGTTAGACCCAGTCTTAGATCGAAAATTTGCTTTGAAAATAAAAAATGAATTAATAAAAAAGATTCTCAACATAAAATGTACTATGAACAAAACTATCGTAAACTTGATAAAGATTTAAAAAACATGGATAAACGTTTGG
The genomic region above belongs to Staphylococcus durrellii and contains:
- a CDS encoding GNAT family N-acetyltransferase, producing MAEIKQGNNKFYIGENENNPQAQITYVTVNDNQINIDHTGVPEEFGGQGIGSQLVEAVVNYARDNNLKVSASCPFAKKVIEKHDEYQDVYAG
- a CDS encoding ABC transporter ATP-binding protein, with the protein product MSEMIKLSAKQQSATIKRLFKYTIPYKGTIALAFIMLTISTIASMIAPYLIKIFLDDFLTPRHFPGNKLTLLIAVFVIVQILGAIATYLNSYMFQYLSFKVIQQLRIDAFNKLGKLGMRYYDKVPGGSIVSRLTNDTETIVDMFINVFSSVLMALFMMISSYIMMFILDVKLALISLVFMPVIFVLLAVYRKYSAMLFNKSRQLLSDLNSKLAESIEGMKIIQAFNQERRLNREFNNINDEHYNYMLKTVKLDSILLRPAISMISIIATIVILGYFGIISFNTSITAGIVFAFIQYMERFFEPVNQVSQNLNVLQQALVSANRVFKLIDDDTYEPVQDEQPKYAITDGKVEFRDVTFSYDGETEVLKDISFTVNPGETVALVGHTGSGKSSIINLFMRFYEFEQGQILIDNQSIKKINKNEMKNKIGLVLQDAFIFYGTVTSNIKLYHPTMTFEQVKEAANFVRANQFIERLENQYEHAVIEKGSAFSSGERQLIAFARTMAMNPKILILDEATANIDSETEEQIQQSLSQMRRGRTTIAIAHRLSTIQDADQILVLNHGEIVERGTHEQLVIQDGIYNNMYKLQNG